The Methanobrevibacter sp. TMH8 DNA segment AATTAATTAAAGCTTTTTTAAAAGGAATTAAAACCTTTTAAATATTTTCTATTTTTTCAATTGGCAAGTCAGTTATTGTACTTATTTCTTTTTTAGACATTCCTACTTTTCTTAATCTTTTAGCTATTTTAATCTGTTCTTTTTTTCGTCCTTTTTCTTGTCCTTTTTCTTCCATTTCCTTCATTATATTTTCTTGATGAAATTCATTCATTTTTTGATAGAAATATTCATCAAATGCACCATTTTGTAGTGCATTTTCTAAACATTTCATTGAAGCTTTTAAACCTTCATCTCCCATTTTAACTATCTCCTTTCTTTTTTCATGACTTGTTTCATCATCAATAAATGCTAAATATTGATGTTTCAAATTGTTTTCTAAATCCTTCTTTATTTTAATTATTTTGCCATTTTGACTTAAATCTTCTTCATAAATATGTGTTTTTCTAAATTTTTCCATTTCGATTATATGTATTTCTATTTTATCTATTAGATTTTCATGGATATAAGCATTACTATTATTTATATGGAAAGTATTGTGGTATTTTAGTGATTTTAAAAAGGCATAATTACATATCGCTACTGCTATGACTTTTTTAATTTTTTTATAGTTTTTTCCTTTAGCTATTGATTCCACTGCTCTTTTACAACAGTAAACTGTCAGTCTTTCTAAAAAGTCATCTGTTTTTTGTCTTTGCACTTCTATATTTATGTCTTTCCCACACATAGTTATTATTCTACAATCCAATTCAGATCTTTTTCCTTCAATTTTATCAGGAGGTATTTTAGTGTTTGTTGCTATAATTTTTCCTTCTATATTTATACCTAAAGCTTTTAAAAAGCCTTTTTGCTGCAATTCATTTCCTTTTTCCCCCATATATTTTAAAAATAAGATATCATACATAGGATAATAATTCTGTGAAAGTTTTTCTTTATATCTTATTGGCTTATTTTTCATGTTAATATTATTATATAGTATTATATTTATATTTTAC contains these protein-coding regions:
- a CDS encoding Rpn family recombination-promoting nuclease/putative transposase, which produces MKNKPIRYKEKLSQNYYPMYDILFLKYMGEKGNELQQKGFLKALGINIEGKIIATNTKIPPDKIEGKRSELDCRIITMCGKDINIEVQRQKTDDFLERLTVYCCKRAVESIAKGKNYKKIKKVIAVAICNYAFLKSLKYHNTFHINNSNAYIHENLIDKIEIHIIEMEKFRKTHIYEEDLSQNGKIIKIKKDLENNLKHQYLAFIDDETSHEKRKEIVKMGDEGLKASMKCLENALQNGAFDEYFYQKMNEFHQENIMKEMEEKGQEKGRKKEQIKIAKRLRKVGMSKKEISTITDLPIEKIENI